A window from Drosophila subobscura isolate 14011-0131.10 chromosome O, UCBerk_Dsub_1.0, whole genome shotgun sequence encodes these proteins:
- the LOC117896525 gene encoding protein SET isoform X2 → MSSVPKRPKLDGAAVDGSAGTNEEESEALELIDACQNEIDALNEKASEEILKVEQKYNKLRKPCYEKRSELVKRVPNFWVTSFINHPQVSGILDEEEEECLHALSKLEVEEFEDIKSGYRINFHFDENPYFENKVLTKEFHLNSAASENGSDWPASTSTPINWKEGKNLLKQLLTKPYGNKKKRNSEYKTFFDWFSDNTDPVNDEIAELIKDDLWPNPLQYYLVPDIEVEPEDEEDNDDNEEETFDDEDGEDGEGDDDDEDEDDK, encoded by the exons ATGTCGAGCGTGCCAAAGCGACCAAAACTGGATGGAGCCGCCGTTGACGGATCTGCCGGCACAAATGAGGAGGAGTCTGAGGCATTGGAGTTAATCGATGCCTGCCAAAACGAGATTGATGCGCTAAACGAGAAGGCCAGCGAGGAAATCCTCAAGGTGGAGcagaaatacaacaaactCCGCAAGCCATGCTATGAGAAGAGGAGCGAGCTCGTAAAGAGGGTGCCAAACTTCTGGGTGACATCG TTCATCAACCACCCACAAGTATCTGGCATTCTggacgaagaggaggaggaatgcTTGCATGCCCTAAGCAAGCTGGAGGTTGAGGAATTCGAAGATATCAAATCTGGCTATCgtatcaatttccattttgacgAGAACCCATACTTTGAGAACAAGGTGCTCACCAAAGAGTTCCATTTGAACTCAGCGG CTTCAGAGAACGGCTCGGACTGGCCCGCGTCGACTAGCACTCCTATTAACTGGAAGGAGGGCAAGAATCTGCTGAAACAGCTGCTGACGAAACCCTATGGAAACAAGAAGAAACGCAATTCCGAATACAAGACCTTCTTTGATTGGTTCTCGGATAATACCGATCCCGTCAACGATGAAATTGCAGAGCTGATAAAGGATGATCTTTGGCCAAATCCACTGCAGTATTACCTAGTACCTGATATTGAGGTGGAGCCAGAAGACGAGGAAGATaacgacgacaacgaagaGGAGACGTTCGACGATGAAGACGGAGAAGATGGCGAGggtgatgatgacgatgaagaTGAAG ATGACAAGTAA
- the LOC117896526 gene encoding ATP synthase subunit O, mitochondrial, whose product MASINKLAILSRALSSAAGATKAVKPPVQLFGLEGRYATALYSAATKMSQLDQVEKDLIALQATLKTDKKLRESVTSPIINRKVMGVALKDASAKLSFAPATANLLGLLADNGRLKKLDNVITAFRTIMAAHRGEVVCEVITAKPLDSSQNKQLEGALKAFLKGNQSLKITSRVDPSIIGGLIVSIGDKYVDMSIATKVKLYTDVIQTAA is encoded by the exons ATGGCCTCCATTAACAAATTGGCAATTTTG AGCCGTGCACTCAGCTCCGCCGCTGGTGCCACCAAGGCGGTGAAGCCTCCAGTTCAGTTGTTCGGTCTGGAGGGCCGCTATGCCACAGCCTTGTACTCGGCTGCGACCAAGATGAGCCAGTTGGATCAGGTGGAGAAGGATCTGATTGCGCTGCAGGCGACCCTCAAGACCGATAAGAAGCTGCGCGAGAGCGTGACCAGCCCGATCATCAACAGGAAGGTCATGGGCGTCGCCCTGAAGGACGCATCCGCCAAGCTTAGCTTTGCCCCGGCCACTGCCAACCTGCTGGGTCTGCTGGCCGACAATGGTCGCTTGAAGAAGCTCGATAACGTCATCACCGCCTTCAGGACCATCATGGCCGCCCACCGTGGTGAGGTTGTCTGCGAAGTGATCACTGCCAAACCTCTGGACTCGTCCCAGAACAAGCAGTTGGAGGGTGCACTCAAG gCTTTCTTGAAGGGCAACCAGTCGCTGAAGATCACCTCCCGTGTGGATCCCAGCATTATTGGTGGCTTGATTGTTTCCATCGGCGACAAGTACGTCGACATGAGCATTGCCACCAAGGTGAAGCTCTACACAGATGTCATTCAGACCGCTGCCTAG
- the LOC117896523 gene encoding zinc transporter ZIP1 isoform X2 has product MSLATGTMDVVNTPNSSMDATNRGEWEKVLAMLVLGLGSFLSGMLPAIISERNRRRFPLTTSLLLCFGAGILLATALVHILPEVREQMNSKFAEVAMCSGFFIIYFIDEFIHYFFGEAIQHTHTHGHEHEREPQPSSHAQVDPHRDHNGYGATGERAPLLSAQSSTSHSHSHHNENHDHNQGSSSACDDASVEDANARICHTSHTEPCAQSMTGTLGLFVALSLHSAIEGLAIGVQNSATKVLFLLGAVACHKFVMGFCLGLEFRSNPQTTLRSQFVGILVFALGAVCGIALGMLIVDVPAEWSSKTLPIVQALAGGTLFYVTVCEVIPREKARWHSHPTRRWAGFAQFATVVAGFATMCIINFYLSDEE; this is encoded by the exons ATGAGTTTAGCAACTGGAACTATGGATGTGGTTAACACACCGAACAGCAGTATGGACGCCACGAATCGCGGTGAATGGGAGAAGGTCCTGGCTATGCTTGTACTTGGCTTAGGCAGCTTCCTCTCTGGCATGCTTCCCGCCATTATATCAGAGCGCAACAGGAGGCGATTCCCACTGACCACATCGCTGCTTCTATGCTTTGGAGCGGGCATATTGCTGGCCACAGCACTGGTTCATATTCTGCCAGAG GTGCGCGAGCAAATGAATTCGAAATTCGCTGAGGTGGCCATGTGCAGTGGTTTCTTCATCATCTACTTCATTGACGAGTTTATACACTATTTCTTTGGCGAGGCCATTCAGCATACGCACACTCACGGCCATGAACATGAACGTGAACCTCAACCCTCGTCGCATGCCCAAGTTGACCCACACAGGGACCACAATGGATATGGCGCAACGGGTGAACGTGCGCCCTTGCTATCAGCACAGTCGTCTACGTCACACTCGCATTCCCATCACAACGAAAA CCATGATCACAATCAGGGCTCTTCTTCCGCCTGTGATGATGCCAGCGTAGAGGATGCAAATGCCCGCATATGTCATACAAGTCACACGGAACCATGTGCCCAGTCCATGACCGGCACTCTGGGGCTCTTTGTTGCATTGTCGCTGCACTCGGCCATTGAGGGACTGGCGATTGGCGTACAAAACTCAGCCACAAAG GTTCTATTTCTTCTTGGCGCTGTGGCCTGCCACAAATTCGTGATGGGCTTCTGCCTGGGCCTAGAGTTTCGCTCCAATCCTCAAACCACTTTGCGCTCCCAATTCGTGGGCATTTTGGTATTTGCTTTGGGTGCCGTCTGCGGCATTGCCCTGGGCATGCTTATCGTGGACGTGCCCGCCGAATGGTCGTCGAAAACGTTGCCCATAGTTCAGGCGCTGGCCGGCGGCACGCTCTTCTATGTCACCGTCTGTGAAGTGATACCCCGCGAGAAGGCGCGCTGGCACTCGCACCCAACGCGACGCTGGGCGGGATTTGCGCAATTCGCAACAGTTGTGGCCGGCTTTGCCACCATGTGCATTATAAACTTTTATCTTTCTG ATGAGGAATAA
- the LOC117896519 gene encoding uncharacterized protein LOC117896519 — protein MTRRCIVCGEKPIGHFIYPHTMAEAQKWLNLAHLDSYNLEVATFHQRACVCAIHLKGFNEEREQRQKSGTDDQRRRSSVRSSDKRGRDLSSTWPSATHPREMNLNQNMSSTRRQSGSSYTQHCWRSLSRFINNNRQHEARGYTETVSPQYCPSRQQQKQQQHQSMCPAAGTESCMSHCMPCSQGGHYRLSQMPRCQECSSHALTMECNSREDQSQQTDQQPVQQCTVQQQQRHHTAEGIYLTLNNALGQQQQARKCSKGLAPQPKKRSSRSSSTSGQQQTKKPKHLGCQACKTKDQEVQYAWPVSQPSLDRPGCGVPAKIPFSTPSANGIAYPTKGPVSGQRTTPPTKLSNVTGMAGVLGLQNEEQPSPDKNTKPNTVNVLIMAGAPKESCDEAYICPDSFQPSPLSEIRLLQSDLTDGNERADFPDLDHPNYRVCRASTNDSDASGQGGEQDENCADVLVLDKGTCCEKCPNICTCGKTNENGDNCGQWNAVALAQLQQDQVPPEGINWFDTPATSNGTRAVELQKARIKELYSLLAQQNELQQSIQAKMDELQRTEDEQRRPSVSGNETPSKGTQTSRKSQ, from the coding sequence ATGACCCGTCGTTGTATCGTCTGTGGCGAGAAGCCAATTGGACACTTCATCTATCCACACACCATGGCAGAGGCGCAAAAATGGTTGAATTTGGCTCACCTTGATTCGTACAACCTGGAAGTGGCGACATTTCACCAACGTGCATGTGTATGCGCCATTCACTTGAAAGGATTTAACGAAGAGCGTGAGCAAAGGCAGAAATCTGGCACTGATGATCAACGGCGTCGCTCAAGCGTCAGGTCATCTGATAAACGTGGAAGGGATCTATCAAGCACATGGCCAAGCGCCACCCATCCTAGGGAAATGAATCTGAATCAAAATATGTCCAGTACAAGGCGACAATCTGGCAGCAGTTATACCCAACACTGCTGGCGTAGTCTTTCTCGTTTTATCAACAACAATCGACAGCATGAGGCGCGAGGATATACCGAAACAGTAAGCCCTCAATACTGTCcaagcaggcaacaacaaaagcagcagcagcatcaatcGATGTGCCCGGCAGCAGGCACTGAATCTTGCATGTCCCACTGCATGCCATGCTCACAAGGTGGCCATTATCGATTGAGTCAGATGCCTAGGTGTCAGGAGTGCAGCTCCCACGCCCTAACGATGGAGTGCAACAGCAGAGAAGATCAGAGTCAACAAACGGACCAACAGCCGGTGCAGCAATgcacagtgcagcagcaacagcggcatcACACCGCTGAAGGCATTTATCTCACCCTAAATAATGcactcggccagcagcagcaagcgcgAAAATGTAGCAAAGGACTTGCGCCACAGCCAAAGAAGCGTTCGAGTCGCAGTAGTTCCACATCTGGACAACAGCAAACCAAGAAGCCCAAACATCTGGGCTGTCAGGCATGCAAAACGAAGGATCAGGAAGTTCAGTATGCCTGGCCAGTGTCCCAGCCATCACTGGATAGACCAGGCTGCGGTGTACCAGCCAAGATTCCATTCTCTACACCTTCCGCCAATGGCATTGCGTATCCAACGAAGGGCCCAGTTTCTGGTCAGCGAACGACACCGCCTACAAAGTTAAGTAATGTGACTGGCATGGCTGGCGTTTTGGGTTTGCAGAATGAGGAACAACCGTCGCCTGACAAAAACACCAAACCGAACACCGTGAATGTCCTTATCATGGCTGGTGCGCCGAAAGAGAGCTGTGATGAGGCATACATCTGTCCGGACTCCTTTCAGCCATCGCCACTCAGCGAGATTCGGTTGCTGCAGTCGGATCTAACGGATGGCAATGAGAGAGCAGATTTCCCAGACTTGGATCATCCTAACTATAGAGTGTGCCGCGCTTCTACCAACGATTCGGACGCCAGTGGGCAAGGCGGGGAACAAGACGAGAACTGCGCCGATGTACTGGTGCTTGACAAGGGTACATGCTGTGAGAAGTGTCCAAACATATGCACCTGTGGCAAGACAAACGAAAATGGTGATAACTGCGGTCAATGGAACGCCGTAGCTctggcacagctgcagcaggatcAAGTCCCGCCAGAAGGCATCAACTGGTTCGACACGCCAGCTACATCGAATGGCACAAGGGCCGTCGAGCTGCAGAAGGCACGCATCAAGGAGCTGTACTCGTTGCTGGCACAACAAAACGAGCTGCAGCAATCAATTCAGGCCAAGATGGACGAGCTGCAGCGCACCGAAGATGAGCAACGACGGCCATCTGTCAGTGGAAATGAAACACCGAGCAAAGGCACACAGACCAGCAGAAAGTCCCAATAA
- the LOC117896525 gene encoding protein SET isoform X1 produces the protein MSSVPKRPKLDGAAVDGSAGTNEEESEALELIDACQNEIDALNEKASEEILKVEQKYNKLRKPCYEKRSELVKRVPNFWVTSFINHPQVSGILDEEEEECLHALSKLEVEEFEDIKSGYRINFHFDENPYFENKVLTKEFHLNSAAASENGSDWPASTSTPINWKEGKNLLKQLLTKPYGNKKKRNSEYKTFFDWFSDNTDPVNDEIAELIKDDLWPNPLQYYLVPDIEVEPEDEEDNDDNEEETFDDEDGEDGEGDDDDEDEDDK, from the exons ATGTCGAGCGTGCCAAAGCGACCAAAACTGGATGGAGCCGCCGTTGACGGATCTGCCGGCACAAATGAGGAGGAGTCTGAGGCATTGGAGTTAATCGATGCCTGCCAAAACGAGATTGATGCGCTAAACGAGAAGGCCAGCGAGGAAATCCTCAAGGTGGAGcagaaatacaacaaactCCGCAAGCCATGCTATGAGAAGAGGAGCGAGCTCGTAAAGAGGGTGCCAAACTTCTGGGTGACATCG TTCATCAACCACCCACAAGTATCTGGCATTCTggacgaagaggaggaggaatgcTTGCATGCCCTAAGCAAGCTGGAGGTTGAGGAATTCGAAGATATCAAATCTGGCTATCgtatcaatttccattttgacgAGAACCCATACTTTGAGAACAAGGTGCTCACCAAAGAGTTCCATTTGAACTCAGCGG CTGCTTCAGAGAACGGCTCGGACTGGCCCGCGTCGACTAGCACTCCTATTAACTGGAAGGAGGGCAAGAATCTGCTGAAACAGCTGCTGACGAAACCCTATGGAAACAAGAAGAAACGCAATTCCGAATACAAGACCTTCTTTGATTGGTTCTCGGATAATACCGATCCCGTCAACGATGAAATTGCAGAGCTGATAAAGGATGATCTTTGGCCAAATCCACTGCAGTATTACCTAGTACCTGATATTGAGGTGGAGCCAGAAGACGAGGAAGATaacgacgacaacgaagaGGAGACGTTCGACGATGAAGACGGAGAAGATGGCGAGggtgatgatgacgatgaagaTGAAG ATGACAAGTAA
- the LOC117896521 gene encoding LOW QUALITY PROTEIN: T-complex protein 1 subunit zeta-like (The sequence of the model RefSeq protein was modified relative to this genomic sequence to represent the inferred CDS: deleted 1 base in 1 codon), producing MASISLLNPKAEIARAAHALAINISAARGLQDVMRTNLGPKGTVKMLVSGAGDIKITKDGNVLLHEMQIQHPTASMIARASTAQDDSTGDGTTTTVMLIGELLKQADIYLSEGLHPRIMADGFGKARDKALEVLEKCKVPVEINKKNLMEVANTSLKTKVHPVLADLLTEVCVDAILTIANGTDKPVDLHMVELMEMQHKTDTETQLVRGLVLDHGGRHPEMPKRLENVYILTANVSLEYEKAEVNSGFFYKTAEEREAFVRAEREFIDQRVKKVIDLKRSLCDGTDKSFVLINQKGIDPLSLDALAKEGILALRRAKRRNMERLALACGGTALNTFEDLQEEHLGYAGVVYEHVLGENKYTFVEDCKHPLSVTILIKGPNKHTILQIKDAIRDGLRSINNTIDDKALIPGAGAFEVRAYNELLVYKDTIKGKGRLAVQAFADALLVVPKALAVNSGYDAQDTMLKLVTEDRLTTDLVGLDLATGEPMKPVDMGIYDNYIVKKQILNSCSIIASNLLLVDEVMRAGLTSLKG from the exons ATGGCTTCGATTAGCCTGTTAAATCCCAAGGCCGAAATTGCACGTGCCGCCCATGCACTGGCCATCAACATCAGCGCCGCCAGAGGTCTGCAGGATGTGATGCGCACCAATTTG GGCCCGAAAGGAACTGTGAAAATGTTGGTCTCTGGTGCCGGCGACATCAAGATCACCAAGGACGGcaatgtgctgctgcatgagATGCAAATCCAGCATCCAACTGCATCGATGATTGCCAGGGCCAGCACCGCCCAGGACGATTCCACTGGCgatggcaccaccaccacggtGATGCTGATTGGAGAGCTGCTCAAGCAGGCGGACATCTACTTGTCGGAGGGACTGCATCCTCGCATCATGGCCGATGGCTTTGGCAAAGCTCGCGACAAGGCACTGGAGGTACTCGAGAAATGCAAAGTTCCAGTGGAAATTAACAAAAAGAATCTGATGGAGGTGGCCAACACCAGCCTGAAGACCAAGGTACATCCCGTGCTGGCCGACCTGCTCACCGAGGTGTGTGTGGATGCCATACTGACTATTGCAAATGGGACCGACAAACCCGTCGATCTGCACATGGTGGAGCTGATGGAGATGCAGCACAAGACGGACACCGAAACGCAGCTGGTGCGTGGTCTGGTCCTGGACCATGGCGGTCGCCATCCGGAGATGCCCAAGCGTTTGGAGAATGTCTACATACTCACCGCCAATGTCTCACTGGAGTACGAGAAGGCCGAGGTCAATTCTGGCTTCTTCTACAAGACAGCCGAGGAGCGCGAGGCTTTTGTCCGTGCTGAGCGCGAGTTCATTGATCAGCGTGTAAAGAAGGTCATCGATCTTAAGCGTTCGCTGTGCGATGGCACAGACAAGTCGTTCGTGCTGATTAACCAGAAGGGAATAGATCCACTTTCGCTGGATGCCTTGGCCAAGGAGGGCATTCTGGCTCTGCGTCGTGCCAAGCGCCGCAACATGGAGCGTTTGGCTCTGGCCTGCGGCGGTACCGCTCTGAACACCTTTGAGGAtctgcaggaggagcatcTCGGCTATGCGGGTGTCGTGTACGAGCATGTGCTGGGCGAGAACAAGTACACCTTTGTGGAGGACTGCAAGCATCCGCTGTCGGTCACCATTCTGATTAAGGGCCCCAACAAGCACACCATTCTGCAGATCAAGGACGCCATTCGCGACGGTCTGCGCTCCATCAACAATACAATTGATGACAAGGCTCTGATCCCTGGCGCTGGCGCCTTTGAGGTGCGTGCCTACAACGAACTTTTGGTCTACAAGGACACCATCAAGGGCAAGGGCCGCTTGGCCGTGCAGGCCTTTGCTGATGCCCTGCTGGTCGTACCCAAAGCGCTGGCCGTTAACAGCGGCTACGATGCCCAGGACACTATGTTGAAGCTCGTCACCGAGGATCGCCTGACCACCGATTTGGTTGGCCTCGATTTGGCCACCGGTGAGCCCATGAAGCCGGTCGATATGGGCATCTATGACAACTACATTGTCAAGAAGCAGATCCTCAACTCGTGCTCAATTATAGCCAGCAATCTGCTGCTCGTCGACGAGGTAATGCGTGCTGGCTTGACCAGCCTCAAGGGTTAG
- the LOC117896523 gene encoding protein zntD isoform X1: MSLATGTMDVVNTPNSSMDATNRGEWEKVLAMLVLGLGSFLSGMLPAIISERNRRRFPLTTSLLLCFGAGILLATALVHILPEVREQMNSKFAEVAMCSGFFIIYFIDEFIHYFFGEAIQHTHTHGHEHEREPQPSSHAQVDPHRDHNGYGATGERAPLLSAQSSTSHSHSHHNENSHDHNQGSSSACDDASVEDANARICHTSHTEPCAQSMTGTLGLFVALSLHSAIEGLAIGVQNSATKVLFLLGAVACHKFVMGFCLGLEFRSNPQTTLRSQFVGILVFALGAVCGIALGMLIVDVPAEWSSKTLPIVQALAGGTLFYVTVCEVIPREKARWHSHPTRRWAGFAQFATVVAGFATMCIINFYLSDEE; this comes from the exons ATGAGTTTAGCAACTGGAACTATGGATGTGGTTAACACACCGAACAGCAGTATGGACGCCACGAATCGCGGTGAATGGGAGAAGGTCCTGGCTATGCTTGTACTTGGCTTAGGCAGCTTCCTCTCTGGCATGCTTCCCGCCATTATATCAGAGCGCAACAGGAGGCGATTCCCACTGACCACATCGCTGCTTCTATGCTTTGGAGCGGGCATATTGCTGGCCACAGCACTGGTTCATATTCTGCCAGAG GTGCGCGAGCAAATGAATTCGAAATTCGCTGAGGTGGCCATGTGCAGTGGTTTCTTCATCATCTACTTCATTGACGAGTTTATACACTATTTCTTTGGCGAGGCCATTCAGCATACGCACACTCACGGCCATGAACATGAACGTGAACCTCAACCCTCGTCGCATGCCCAAGTTGACCCACACAGGGACCACAATGGATATGGCGCAACGGGTGAACGTGCGCCCTTGCTATCAGCACAGTCGTCTACGTCACACTCGCATTCCCATCACAACGAAAA CAGCCATGATCACAATCAGGGCTCTTCTTCCGCCTGTGATGATGCCAGCGTAGAGGATGCAAATGCCCGCATATGTCATACAAGTCACACGGAACCATGTGCCCAGTCCATGACCGGCACTCTGGGGCTCTTTGTTGCATTGTCGCTGCACTCGGCCATTGAGGGACTGGCGATTGGCGTACAAAACTCAGCCACAAAG GTTCTATTTCTTCTTGGCGCTGTGGCCTGCCACAAATTCGTGATGGGCTTCTGCCTGGGCCTAGAGTTTCGCTCCAATCCTCAAACCACTTTGCGCTCCCAATTCGTGGGCATTTTGGTATTTGCTTTGGGTGCCGTCTGCGGCATTGCCCTGGGCATGCTTATCGTGGACGTGCCCGCCGAATGGTCGTCGAAAACGTTGCCCATAGTTCAGGCGCTGGCCGGCGGCACGCTCTTCTATGTCACCGTCTGTGAAGTGATACCCCGCGAGAAGGCGCGCTGGCACTCGCACCCAACGCGACGCTGGGCGGGATTTGCGCAATTCGCAACAGTTGTGGCCGGCTTTGCCACCATGTGCATTATAAACTTTTATCTTTCTG ATGAGGAATAA